AAAAGCCACCCTTCATCGCCAACCCGGTGATGCGCTACGGGCTGTATGCGGCTGTGGCGATCTATTTCGTCGTGACCCTGGCCACCCTGCCCATCGATTGGGACCGTGTGGCGGACGGGATGAGCCGCGCCCAGCGCATCTTCAGCGGGGCATTTCCGCCCAGCTTTGACCGCGCCGGTCTGCTGTTCGATGGTTTCATGGAAAGCCTGAAGATCGCCATTCTGGCCACCGTCGGCGGCATCGCGGTTTCGGTGCCGCTGGCCTTCATGGCGGCGGGCAATATCGCGGTGAAACCCGTCTATCTGCTGGGCCGCGGCATCATCATCGTCGCGCGCAGCTTTCACCCGGTGATCGTTGCAATCATCTTCGTAAAGGCAGTGGGCTTTGGTCCCTTTGCCGGGGCTCTGACGCTGGTGGTCTATTCCATCGGTTTTGTGGCGAAACTGCTGGCCGAACGGATCGAGGAAATCGACTTTGGCCAGGTCGAGGCCATGCGCTCTGCCGGGGCCGGGTTCATCGCAACGCTGGCCTATGCGGTGATGCCGCAGATCATGCCGCGACTGGTGGGTCTTGGCATCTACCAGCTGGACAGCAACCTGCGTGCCTCTGCCGTGGTCGGTATCGTCGGCGCGGGTGGCATCGGCGCCACGCTGGCCAATGCATTCGGGCGCTATGACTACGACTTTGCCCTCGCCATCACCATGGTCATCGTCGGGGTGATCCTGATCTCCGAGGCGGTGAGCGGATTTATCAGGAAGCGGATCGCATAATGACCAATCAGTCTTTGAACCAAACGCTCGACCATTGGTCCCGCTTTACCCTGCGCCAGCGCCTGATGCGTTATGGCGGGCTGGCCCTGACCCTGCTGATCGTTGGCTGGGCACTCAGCAGCATCGACGTGATCTGGGCCTGGGTCTGGGACGCGCCGTCGCAGATGGCGGATCTGTTCGGGCGGATGATGCCGCCGGACCCGAGCAACCTGCCCTCAATCCTTGAAGCAATCTGGCAGACAGTGAATATCGCCACCCTGGCGACGATGATCGCCGTCGTGGTCTCGCTGCCCGTTGCCTATATCGCCGCGCAGAACACCACGCCGAACAAGTTCGCCCTGTGGGTCGGGCGGTTCATCCTCGTCTCCTCGCGGTCGGTGAACACCATCATCTGGGCGCTCCTGTTCGTGGCCATCTTCGGCCCCGGCATCGTGGCGGGGATCGTGGCGATCATGTTCCGCTCCATCGGGTTCCTCGGCAAACTGCTGGGCGAAGCGATCGAGGAGATCGACCGCAAACCGGTGGAGGCGCTGGAGGCCTGCGGAGCCTCGCGGTTCAAGATCGTGCTTTACGCCATCGTGCCGCAGGTGATGCCCGCCTTTTTCGCCGTAGCGATCCTACGCTGGGACATCAACCTGCGCGAATCCACCGTGCTGGGCCTTGTTGGCGCGGGCGGCATCGGGATGATCCTGCAAGGCGCGATCGACACCTTCAACTGGCCCGAGGTCGCCATGGTCCTGCTGACCATCCTCGCGCTGGTGGTGGTGGGAGAGGTGGTCTCCTCCTTCCTTCGCAAAAAGGTCCTGTAACTCGGATCCTGTGACTTGTGGCGGCCCGCGCGACGTGGGCCGCCATTCTTCAAGCTCTCCCCCCCGTTCCATCGACAAGCCGGGACCGGAGCGCCACGGTTTTTCACATTTGCAAGCCCTTGTCTTGCGCCGCAGATAGCTTGGCCTTAGGCGTAAGAGGGTCCCCTGCCTGAGTTTAAAACCCTGCCATGCAACTTTACCTGCCCATCGCCGAAGTGTCGGTCAACGGTCCCCTGCTGTTGTCCATTGGGCTGGTTGTCGGCATTCTCTCAGGGATATTCGGGGTGGGCGGCGGCTTTCTGATCACACCGCTTCTGTTCTTTATCGGGATTCCGCCAGCCGTGGCGGTTGCGACATCCGCAAATCAGATCGTTGCCTCCTCCTTTTCCGCCCTTCTTGCCCATATCCGCCGCCGAACGGTGGATTTTCACATGGGGCTTGCCTTGATGGCCGGGGGTCTGGCGGGGTCAACCCTTGGTATCTACATCTTCGATGCCCTGCGGCAGCTGGGGCAGGTCGATCTGCTGGTCAACCTGTTCTACGTGTTCTTCCTGGGGCTTGTTGGGTCCCTGATGTTCATCGAAAGCCTGAACGCCATCCGCAAGGCACGGGCACAATCGGGAACACCAAAGCGCAAAGGTACCAGGCGTGACTGGGTGCATGCCATGCCGCTGCGGGTGCGGTTCCGCACCTCCGGACTTTATATCTCGGTCTTTCCGCCGCTGATCGTCGGCTTTGTCGTCGGGGTGCTGTCGGCAATCATGGGGGTGGGCGGCGGTTTTGTCGTGGTTCCGGCGATGATCTATATCCTGGGCATGCCGACGAAGGTCGTGGTCGGCACCTCCCTGTTCCAGATCATATTCGTCTCTGCCTACACGGTGATGATGCACGCCTATACCAACCACACGGTCGATACCGTTCTGGCGGTGCTGCTGATCGTCGGCGGAGTGATCGGCGCCCAGATCGGCACCCGTATCGGGTTGCTCCTGAAGGCCGAACAGCTGCGC
This genomic stretch from Phaeobacter gallaeciensis harbors:
- the phnE gene encoding phosphonate ABC transporter, permease protein PhnE translates to MSTVKDTWKKPPFIANPVMRYGLYAAVAIYFVVTLATLPIDWDRVADGMSRAQRIFSGAFPPSFDRAGLLFDGFMESLKIAILATVGGIAVSVPLAFMAAGNIAVKPVYLLGRGIIIVARSFHPVIVAIIFVKAVGFGPFAGALTLVVYSIGFVAKLLAERIEEIDFGQVEAMRSAGAGFIATLAYAVMPQIMPRLVGLGIYQLDSNLRASAVVGIVGAGGIGATLANAFGRYDYDFALAITMVIVGVILISEAVSGFIRKRIA
- the phnE gene encoding phosphonate ABC transporter, permease protein PhnE; the encoded protein is MTNQSLNQTLDHWSRFTLRQRLMRYGGLALTLLIVGWALSSIDVIWAWVWDAPSQMADLFGRMMPPDPSNLPSILEAIWQTVNIATLATMIAVVVSLPVAYIAAQNTTPNKFALWVGRFILVSSRSVNTIIWALLFVAIFGPGIVAGIVAIMFRSIGFLGKLLGEAIEEIDRKPVEALEACGASRFKIVLYAIVPQVMPAFFAVAILRWDINLRESTVLGLVGAGGIGMILQGAIDTFNWPEVAMVLLTILALVVVGEVVSSFLRKKVL
- a CDS encoding sulfite exporter TauE/SafE family protein, with product MQLYLPIAEVSVNGPLLLSIGLVVGILSGIFGVGGGFLITPLLFFIGIPPAVAVATSANQIVASSFSALLAHIRRRTVDFHMGLALMAGGLAGSTLGIYIFDALRQLGQVDLLVNLFYVFFLGLVGSLMFIESLNAIRKARAQSGTPKRKGTRRDWVHAMPLRVRFRTSGLYISVFPPLIVGFVVGVLSAIMGVGGGFVVVPAMIYILGMPTKVVVGTSLFQIIFVSAYTVMMHAYTNHTVDTVLAVLLIVGGVIGAQIGTRIGLLLKAEQLRILLALLVLTVCLKLGLDLALQPTELFSLTHVIG